One genomic region from Rosa rugosa chromosome 1, drRosRugo1.1, whole genome shotgun sequence encodes:
- the LOC133725254 gene encoding auxin-responsive protein IAA27-like, which translates to MSVPLEHDYIGLAETSSMERSSDRISSSSSSAHSTTEDVKTSAFNLKETELRLGLPGSHSPERKPGIALSIFGKDLEDNKQNGYPLNPSKTPVSGAKRGFSDAIDGSSEKWVFRMSNGSEADKGAVLFSPKGESNAKTQQLCVSGQTKKEVAASVVPQSPKPVQEKQKSQVSELVSPPAAKAQVVGWPPIRSFRKNTMASNLAKNNDDAEGKQGSGCLYVKVSMDGAPYLRKVDLKMYNNYMELSMALEKMFSCFTIGQCSSNGFPEKDGLSESRLMDLLHGSEYVLTFEDKDNDWMLVGDVPWGMFTETCRKLRIMKGSEAIGLAPRAMEKCKNRN; encoded by the exons ATGTCTGTACCACTGGAACATGACTACATAGGCTTAGCAGAGACTTCTTCAATGGAAAGAAGCTCTGATAGgatttcctcttcctcctcctctgccCACTCAACTACAGAGGATGTCAAGACCTCTGCTTTCAACCTCAAGGAGACTGAGCTGAGGCTTGGCTTGCCTGGCTCTCACTCTCCTGAGAGAAAACCAGGAATTGCTCTTTCAATTTTTGGCAAAGATTTGGAGGACAATAAGCAAAATGGATATCCTCTAAACCCTTCAAAAACCCCTGTGTCTGGGGCTAAGAGGGGTTTCTCTGATGCCATTGATGGGTCTTCTGAGAAATGGGTTTTTCGTATGAGTAATGGATCTGAAGCTGATAAGGGAGCAGTCTTGTTCTCTCCTAAAGGTGAGAGTAATGCTAAAACACAACAGCTATGTGTGTCTGGACAAACCAAGAAAGAGGTTGCTGCTTCTGTAGTTCCTCAGTCACCAAAGCCAGTCCAAGAGAAGCAGAAGTCTCAGGTCTCTGAGCTTGTTAGTCCTCCTGCTGCCAA GGCACAGGTGGTAGGATGGCCCCCAATTCGATCATTTCGAAAGAACACCATGGCCTCAAATTTGGCAAAGAACAATGATGATGCTGAGGGAAAACAAGGGTCTGGGTGTCTTTATGTGAAGGTTAGCATGGATGGTGCTCCATATCTAAGGAAGGTTGACCTTAAAATGTACAACAACTACATGGAACTCTCTATGGCTTTGGAGAAGATGTTCAGCTGCTTCACTATTG GGCAGTGCAGTTCTAATGGATTTCCAGAGAAGGATGGCCTGAGTGAGAGTCGGTTGATGGATCTTCTCCACGGTTCTGAATACGTTCTTACTTTTGAAGACAAGGACAATGATTGGATGCTTGTTGGTGATGTTCCTTGGGG GATGTTCACTGAGACGTGTAGGAAACTAAGGATCATGAAAGGTTCAGAAGCAATTGGACTTG CTCCAAGGGCTATGGAGAAGTGCAAGAACCGCAACTAG